A genomic stretch from Candidatus Methanomassiliicoccus intestinalis Issoire-Mx1 includes:
- a CDS encoding FeoB-associated Cys-rich membrane protein translates to MNAATAVITLIIAACLAYAVYNIIKARRNGGCGSCPSCSGCGVCKIKEEKKN, encoded by the coding sequence ATGAACGCTGCCACTGCAGTCATAACCCTGATCATCGCAGCATGTCTTGCATATGCAGTATACAACATAATCAAAGCAAGAAGAAATGGAGGCTGCGGAAGCTGCCCGTCCTGTTCAGGATGTGGAGTCTGCAAAATCAAAGAAGAAAAGAAAAACTAA
- the feoB gene encoding ferrous iron transport protein B, whose protein sequence is MVIRLALAGNPNCGKTTLFNNLTGAVQHTGNWPGVTVEKKEGRLKGNKDVVITDLPGIYSLSPYSPEEVVSRDYLIKDKPEIIINVVDATNLDRNLYLTTQLLETGIPVVVALNMIDVVEKNGDKIDSKRLSEILGCSVIEISALKKKGMDELVTAAVNTAKSKQTSAVKKIFSDKTERFISEIAAVIEGKAEDSLLRWYSVKLLEKDEKATETLKLDAQERNRVVEIVSRFEKEFDDDGESIITNERYNHIGTVVKETSKKTRKEKLSASDKIDRIVTNRILALPIFACVMIAVYYISISTVGGWMTDWVNDTLFAETLIPGAESWLESVGAADWLTSFIVNGVINGVGAVLGFLPQMIVLFILLAVLEDCGYMARIAFIMDRIFRKFGLSGKSFIPIMIGTGCGVPGIMASRTIEQECDRKITAMTTTFIPCSAKIPIIALIAGALFGGSVWIAVSAYFLGVIAIIMSGIILKKMNRFSGTPAPFVVELPPYHIPGLKTVMFSTGDRAKAFIKKAGTIIFVACALIWFLSSYNWSLQPVGIENSILESIGSAICGIFAPLGWGDWQATVATITGFIAKENVLGTFGTLFGLSEVSDSGEEIWGFVAASFTQLSAYSFLIFNLLCAPCFAAIGAMRRELGNKGCLFAVGYQMVFAYAVALCVYQFGMFFTGGGFTAYTLLAVVALVGIIFCLVRPDRILDRKKAEVSAT, encoded by the coding sequence ATGGTAATTAGATTAGCGTTAGCTGGCAATCCAAACTGCGGCAAAACAACGTTATTCAACAACTTAACAGGTGCGGTACAGCATACCGGAAACTGGCCTGGAGTGACTGTTGAAAAGAAAGAAGGAAGGTTGAAAGGCAATAAAGACGTTGTAATTACAGATCTGCCGGGGATATATTCATTGTCTCCGTACAGTCCTGAAGAAGTTGTCTCAAGAGATTATCTAATAAAAGATAAACCAGAAATAATCATAAATGTTGTAGATGCCACAAATCTGGATAGAAATTTGTATCTCACTACCCAGCTTTTAGAGACGGGAATTCCGGTAGTGGTAGCTCTTAATATGATCGATGTCGTCGAAAAGAATGGCGACAAGATTGATTCTAAAAGATTGTCTGAAATTCTAGGATGCAGCGTTATAGAGATTTCTGCCCTGAAGAAAAAAGGCATGGATGAACTTGTTACAGCCGCAGTAAATACTGCTAAAAGCAAGCAGACATCTGCAGTCAAAAAGATATTTTCAGATAAAACTGAAAGATTCATTTCAGAAATAGCAGCAGTTATCGAAGGAAAGGCTGAAGACAGTCTTCTCAGATGGTATTCGGTTAAACTTCTGGAAAAAGATGAAAAAGCTACTGAAACATTAAAGCTTGATGCTCAGGAAAGAAACAGAGTAGTTGAGATTGTATCAAGATTTGAAAAAGAATTTGACGATGACGGAGAAAGCATCATCACCAATGAACGTTACAATCACATCGGAACGGTTGTAAAAGAAACTTCTAAAAAAACAAGAAAAGAGAAACTAAGTGCTTCTGATAAAATAGACAGGATTGTAACCAACAGAATTCTGGCTCTGCCGATTTTTGCCTGCGTGATGATTGCTGTCTATTACATTTCCATCTCCACAGTGGGAGGGTGGATGACAGACTGGGTCAATGATACATTGTTTGCAGAGACACTCATACCAGGTGCTGAATCATGGCTGGAATCTGTAGGCGCTGCAGACTGGCTTACCTCATTCATTGTCAACGGTGTCATAAACGGAGTCGGAGCAGTATTGGGCTTCCTGCCTCAGATGATTGTGTTGTTTATTCTGCTGGCAGTATTGGAAGACTGCGGATATATGGCTCGTATAGCATTCATTATGGACAGGATATTCAGAAAATTCGGACTGTCTGGAAAATCATTTATTCCTATTATGATCGGAACTGGATGCGGTGTGCCGGGAATCATGGCATCCCGTACAATTGAGCAGGAATGCGACAGGAAGATCACCGCCATGACAACTACATTCATTCCCTGCTCTGCGAAGATACCGATTATCGCTTTGATCGCCGGAGCATTGTTCGGCGGTTCAGTGTGGATTGCCGTATCTGCATACTTCCTGGGAGTAATCGCAATCATAATGTCTGGCATTATCCTCAAAAAGATGAATAGGTTCTCAGGAACTCCCGCCCCGTTTGTAGTTGAACTGCCTCCTTACCACATCCCGGGTTTAAAGACAGTTATGTTCAGCACAGGAGACAGGGCAAAGGCGTTCATTAAAAAAGCAGGTACAATCATCTTCGTAGCGTGTGCATTGATCTGGTTCCTGTCGTCATACAACTGGTCGCTCCAGCCAGTAGGAATAGAGAATTCAATTCTCGAATCGATAGGATCTGCAATCTGCGGAATATTCGCTCCTCTAGGGTGGGGAGACTGGCAGGCTACAGTAGCTACTATTACAGGATTCATTGCAAAAGAGAATGTGCTGGGAACATTTGGTACATTATTCGGTCTGTCTGAAGTATCTGACAGCGGAGAGGAGATCTGGGGCTTCGTTGCAGCATCATTCACACAACTGTCTGCCTACTCATTCCTGATTTTCAACCTGCTGTGCGCTCCATGCTTTGCAGCAATTGGAGCCATGCGCCGCGAGCTGGGAAATAAAGGATGCCTGTTCGCTGTGGGATATCAGATGGTATTCGCATATGCAGTAGCTCTCTGTGTGTATCAGTTCGGAATGTTCTTCACCGGCGGAGGATTTACTGCATACACGCTGCTGGCTGTAGTCGCACTGGTAGGAATCATCTTCTGCCTGGTACGGCCAGATAGGATACTTGACAGAAAGAAAGCGGAGGTTTCAGCAACATGA
- a CDS encoding FeoA family protein has protein sequence MKTLKDAKCGDTVTVIKVKGEGQLKRRFMDMGITKGCSIFVRKLAPLGDPIEITVRGYELSLRKADAESIEIQ, from the coding sequence ATGAAAACTCTTAAAGATGCAAAATGCGGCGATACTGTTACTGTTATCAAAGTGAAAGGCGAAGGACAGCTCAAAAGACGGTTTATGGACATGGGAATAACTAAAGGATGCAGCATTTTTGTAAGAAAACTGGCTCCATTGGGAGATCCCATAGAAATTACAGTAAGAGGCTATGAACTGAGCTTGAGAAAGGCTGATGCGGAGTCTATAGAAATCCAGTAA
- a CDS encoding FeoA family protein, with product MLLSMAGSGESVEIKKISGKDETRGHLASMGFIEGEKITVVSEMAGGLILDIKGTRIAIDRGMANRIVCEGVA from the coding sequence ATGCTGTTATCAATGGCTGGATCTGGAGAAAGCGTAGAGATTAAGAAGATCTCCGGCAAAGACGAAACCAGAGGACACTTAGCATCCATGGGCTTCATAGAAGGAGAAAAAATCACAGTCGTCTCGGAAATGGCGGGAGGTCTTATTCTAGACATTAAAGGTACACGCATAGCCATTGACCGCGGCATGGCCAACAGAATCGTATGTGAGGGAGTTGCATGA
- a CDS encoding RlmE family RNA methyltransferase: MSDRWLAERKREHYYRLAKKLNYRSRASFKLAQIDEKFHIFREGDAVTDLGAAPGGWLQIAKERVGETGKVVGVDLQKIEPLEGVQTIRGDMLKPETAEKLKELLGGKADVVISDMSPNISGSYCMDHARSVELCTYALNFARQVLKPKGNLVMKIFEGDMMKGFLNDVRSSFQNVKLHSPKASRDSSSEIYIIAKGFIPPKEPVPEEEQ, encoded by the coding sequence ATGAGCGACAGGTGGCTCGCTGAAAGAAAGCGAGAACATTACTACCGTTTGGCCAAGAAGCTGAATTATCGTTCCCGAGCTTCGTTTAAACTAGCTCAGATAGACGAAAAATTCCATATTTTCAGAGAAGGAGATGCCGTGACCGATCTGGGGGCTGCTCCCGGGGGATGGCTTCAGATCGCAAAAGAGAGAGTAGGCGAAACGGGCAAAGTTGTAGGTGTTGATTTACAGAAAATTGAACCTCTGGAGGGTGTTCAGACCATACGAGGGGATATGCTGAAGCCCGAGACTGCCGAAAAACTCAAAGAGCTTCTAGGCGGCAAAGCTGACGTAGTCATATCCGACATGTCTCCGAACATCAGCGGAAGCTACTGTATGGATCATGCCAGGTCTGTAGAGCTTTGCACATATGCCCTGAACTTTGCGAGACAGGTTTTGAAGCCCAAAGGAAATCTGGTCATGAAGATTTTCGAAGGCGACATGATGAAAGGTTTCCTGAATGATGTCCGCTCAAGTTTCCAAAATGTAAAACTGCACTCTCCAAAAGCTTCACGAGACAGCAGTTCTGAGATTTATATAATAGCGAAAGGATTCATTCCTCCCAAAGAACCTGTGCCGGAGGAAGAACAATGA
- a CDS encoding fumarylacetoacetate hydrolase family protein has protein sequence MKIVCIGQNYKAHADEMELKVRKEPVIFLKAQSSLAENGAVIYFPGEGRVDYEGELAVIIGRKAKNVKSADALEYAVSLAAFNDVTARDMQDEARAAGLPWALSKSVDTFAPMSDPVPITYVPDLSDLKIETRVNGVLKQSGSVSDMIFSVPELIEYITRYITLEAGDIIATGTPVGVGPLEDGDEVEVKIESVGTLRNKFHRL, from the coding sequence ATGAAGATAGTCTGCATAGGCCAGAACTATAAAGCTCATGCTGATGAGATGGAACTTAAAGTAAGAAAAGAGCCGGTGATCTTTCTTAAAGCTCAGAGTTCTCTTGCTGAAAACGGGGCAGTAATCTATTTTCCTGGAGAAGGACGGGTTGATTACGAAGGAGAACTGGCAGTCATTATCGGCAGGAAAGCTAAAAATGTAAAATCCGCAGACGCTTTGGAATATGCAGTGTCCCTGGCGGCATTCAATGATGTTACTGCCAGAGATATGCAGGATGAAGCGAGAGCTGCAGGACTTCCCTGGGCCCTCAGCAAGAGTGTTGATACTTTTGCGCCTATGTCTGATCCAGTACCGATTACATATGTGCCTGATCTTAGTGATCTGAAAATTGAGACAAGAGTCAACGGTGTACTGAAACAGAGCGGCAGCGTCTCCGACATGATCTTTTCTGTTCCAGAGCTCATCGAGTACATCACAAGATACATCACTCTGGAAGCTGGAGACATAATTGCTACAGGAACTCCTGTTGGTGTAGGTCCCTTAGAGGACGGCGATGAGGTGGAAGTGAAGATTGAAAGCGTAGGCACTCTGAGAAATAAATTTCACAGGCTCTAA
- a CDS encoding ATP-binding protein has protein sequence MSRIVVPRIQYLSQLESYRKNPELIKVITGIRRSGKSELLRQFRQYLLDHGVSQQDVIYVDLEEKRYIIDSERMLYESIHNLIHTKGVYILLDEVQLIRGWERAVDTLRLEFEANIYITGSNSQMTSSELGTHLTGRFVEIHILPFSFREFIVRYPIDMENGYTQRFYQYLRWGGMPIVDLEDDESKNKAILRGVYDSIVNNDIRMRVDLEQGILENVTSFMMANIGNLVSTTNITNGALIGDPRTTEKYLSELCKCFVFYKASKYDIIGKKHLRTNAKFYAADTGLRNVVIYGLEYNESALLENVVYLELIRRGYEVFVGSYKTREIDFTAWLNGEPEFYQVVLSLTDKNTLDRETRSFVSMGPDFKRIVITLDREFPEVPEGVKIINVIDWLLDFGGSEYSGTL, from the coding sequence GTGAGTAGAATAGTAGTGCCTCGTATTCAGTATCTGTCTCAATTGGAGAGTTATAGAAAGAATCCCGAACTTATCAAGGTTATAACTGGGATTCGAAGATCTGGAAAATCGGAGCTCTTAAGACAGTTTCGCCAATACCTTTTGGACCACGGCGTCTCACAGCAAGATGTAATATATGTTGATTTAGAAGAGAAAAGATACATCATTGATTCTGAGCGAATGCTGTATGAATCTATTCATAATCTGATTCACACAAAAGGGGTTTACATCCTCCTTGATGAAGTTCAACTGATCCGTGGATGGGAGAGAGCTGTAGATACACTGAGGTTAGAATTTGAAGCGAACATATACATAACCGGGTCTAACTCACAGATGACATCTTCTGAGCTTGGAACACATCTCACAGGCAGATTTGTTGAAATTCACATTCTTCCGTTTTCTTTTAGGGAGTTTATTGTAAGATATCCTATTGATATGGAAAATGGATACACTCAGCGATTTTATCAGTATCTGCGTTGGGGTGGGATGCCGATAGTAGATCTCGAAGATGACGAGTCTAAAAACAAAGCTATACTCAGAGGAGTTTATGACTCGATCGTAAATAATGATATCAGAATGCGTGTAGATTTGGAGCAAGGCATATTGGAGAATGTAACCTCATTCATGATGGCTAATATTGGAAACTTAGTCTCTACAACCAATATAACCAATGGTGCATTGATTGGTGATCCTCGCACCACTGAGAAATATCTCAGTGAACTTTGCAAGTGCTTTGTATTCTATAAGGCAAGCAAGTATGATATCATAGGTAAAAAACACCTGAGGACGAATGCTAAGTTCTATGCCGCCGATACAGGCCTGAGAAATGTGGTTATCTATGGCTTGGAATATAATGAGTCAGCACTCTTGGAGAATGTAGTGTATTTGGAACTAATCCGCAGAGGCTATGAGGTGTTTGTAGGCTCTTACAAAACCAGGGAGATTGACTTTACTGCCTGGCTAAACGGGGAACCAGAATTTTATCAGGTAGTTCTTTCATTGACAGACAAGAACACTCTGGACCGTGAAACCAGATCGTTTGTATCCATGGGTCCAGATTTCAAAAGAATCGTGATAACGCTGGATCGAGAATTTCCAGAAGTCCCGGAAGGTGTGAAAATCATTAATGTGATTGATTGGCTCCTAGACTTTGGAGGTTCAGAATATTCTGGTACTCTTTAA
- a CDS encoding DEAD/DEAH box helicase yields the protein MAFELLDDRIRAVLKEKGIVEATKAQEKAIPRILEGKNILLVAHTGIGKTESAMLPIFHNILKTSGKGIRCLYITPLRALNRDMLGRLTELGSALDIQVAVRHGDTAQAERQKQSQNPPDVLITTPETLQVLFTGKRLREHLKNVRWVVVDEVHELASNERGAQLAVGLERLAAISGEFQRVGLSATVGTVEEVAGYLGGDREVEIVQVKSSKELDISVKCPVVDDHVKDLAGRLQCDPELAAAMVLSKEIIDAHRSTLLFVNTRDTAEALAARYAVWDENTKIGVHHGSLSKDIRIDTEDRFKHEELSGLICTSSLELGIDIGSVDYALQYNSPRQVSRLIQRMGRAGHAVGEKTEGSIIATEPDELAEAMVITRKAVAGELEQLNVRENPLTVLANQLVAASMAGKVEKEATYSIFTRSYPFRNLSRDTFNDVIAQLVSIGLIFDNGTDYKRSKRGMTYFYDNLSMIRDERTFLIREISSRRIVGTLDESFVASFAEPYAVFITQGRSWRIVELREDEVLVEQINDLGSIPSWTGEDIPVPLEVAEEVGSLRRLKNFKDYNGDKRAVETVNKYLEENGENIPSDKLITLELSKRTAIINMCFGTKVNGTIARILSMLLTARMGESVGVTTDPYRIILELPKEIGPKVIEDTLMSVKSAGIESLMRMFLKSSSFLRYRFVYVAKKFGVIEKNADYRSVNFTRLAEAFEGTPLFEEAVMHVLWNDFDIAGTKEVIGRIERGEIAFKVTGSTTIGIAGLRQSKELIMPQRADHSILMALKKRLEDETMSMSCVSCQNQWRMKAKDAPSRILCPKCGGMMVAALLPYNRDNISLLKKDKPTAEEKKEIKRMYKNASLVKDYGPKAVVALAGRGVGPDSASRILSGFYENEDEFLRDILSAELTYARTKRFWG from the coding sequence ATGGCGTTCGAGCTCTTGGATGACCGCATTCGTGCGGTTCTCAAGGAAAAGGGCATTGTAGAAGCTACAAAGGCTCAGGAGAAGGCAATTCCACGCATACTGGAAGGTAAAAACATACTCCTAGTAGCTCACACCGGCATAGGCAAGACTGAATCTGCCATGCTTCCTATTTTTCACAATATTCTCAAGACCTCCGGAAAAGGAATCAGATGCCTTTACATAACTCCTCTGAGGGCCTTAAACAGAGATATGCTGGGACGACTGACCGAATTGGGATCCGCTCTGGATATCCAGGTAGCCGTAAGACACGGAGATACAGCTCAGGCAGAAAGGCAGAAACAGTCTCAGAATCCTCCAGATGTTTTGATCACTACACCAGAAACGCTACAGGTGCTCTTCACCGGCAAGAGATTAAGAGAACATCTCAAAAATGTGAGATGGGTTGTAGTCGATGAAGTTCATGAACTGGCATCAAATGAAAGAGGTGCGCAGCTGGCAGTCGGACTGGAAAGGCTGGCGGCGATCTCAGGAGAATTTCAGAGAGTTGGTTTGTCGGCTACAGTAGGAACAGTGGAGGAAGTCGCCGGCTACTTAGGCGGAGACAGGGAAGTAGAGATTGTACAGGTAAAATCATCAAAGGAACTGGACATCTCCGTGAAATGTCCTGTGGTAGATGATCATGTTAAAGACTTAGCAGGAAGGCTTCAATGCGATCCTGAGTTGGCAGCGGCGATGGTGCTCTCAAAAGAGATTATCGACGCACACAGATCAACGCTGCTTTTTGTAAACACAAGGGATACTGCGGAAGCTTTGGCAGCAAGATATGCTGTCTGGGATGAGAACACAAAGATCGGAGTACATCACGGATCGCTGTCTAAAGACATCAGAATAGATACGGAAGACAGATTCAAACATGAAGAGCTCAGCGGCCTCATCTGCACATCATCTCTTGAATTGGGAATTGATATCGGATCAGTAGATTATGCTCTGCAGTATAACTCTCCCAGACAGGTTTCAAGGCTGATTCAGCGTATGGGCCGGGCGGGGCATGCAGTAGGAGAAAAAACAGAAGGTTCAATAATAGCCACTGAACCAGACGAACTGGCAGAGGCAATGGTAATTACCAGAAAGGCTGTGGCGGGAGAACTTGAACAGCTGAATGTAAGAGAGAATCCCCTGACAGTCTTGGCAAATCAGCTTGTGGCGGCATCAATGGCCGGCAAGGTGGAGAAAGAAGCCACTTACAGCATATTCACAAGATCATACCCATTCAGGAATTTATCTAGAGACACTTTCAATGATGTCATTGCTCAGCTGGTCTCGATAGGTTTGATCTTCGACAACGGCACAGATTACAAGCGCTCCAAGAGAGGAATGACATATTTCTATGACAATCTGTCAATGATCAGAGACGAACGGACTTTTCTGATCAGAGAAATAAGCTCAAGGAGAATCGTCGGTACGCTGGATGAGTCGTTCGTGGCATCGTTTGCAGAGCCTTACGCGGTATTCATCACACAGGGAAGATCCTGGAGGATCGTAGAGCTGAGAGAAGATGAGGTGCTGGTAGAGCAGATAAATGATCTGGGCTCCATTCCATCATGGACAGGAGAAGATATCCCTGTGCCTCTGGAAGTGGCAGAAGAAGTGGGCAGTCTGAGAAGGCTGAAAAACTTCAAGGATTATAACGGAGACAAGCGGGCAGTAGAGACAGTTAATAAATATTTAGAAGAAAACGGAGAGAATATTCCGTCTGATAAACTCATCACTCTGGAACTGAGCAAAAGAACGGCGATCATCAACATGTGCTTCGGCACAAAGGTGAACGGTACAATTGCCAGGATTCTTTCTATGCTCTTGACTGCGAGAATGGGCGAGTCTGTTGGAGTTACCACAGACCCTTACCGCATAATTCTTGAACTTCCAAAGGAAATCGGACCAAAAGTAATCGAAGATACTCTGATGTCTGTCAAATCTGCAGGAATTGAATCATTGATGAGAATGTTTCTCAAGTCGTCTTCATTCCTCAGATACAGATTTGTTTACGTAGCGAAGAAATTCGGCGTCATAGAGAAAAATGCCGATTACCGCAGTGTCAACTTCACGAGGCTGGCTGAGGCCTTTGAAGGCACACCTTTGTTCGAAGAGGCAGTCATGCATGTCCTCTGGAATGATTTTGATATTGCAGGAACAAAAGAAGTTATAGGCCGTATAGAACGCGGTGAAATTGCATTTAAAGTAACGGGCAGCACCACTATCGGCATTGCAGGACTGCGGCAGTCTAAAGAGCTTATCATGCCTCAAAGGGCAGATCACAGCATTCTCATGGCATTGAAGAAAAGATTAGAAGACGAGACTATGAGCATGTCGTGTGTAAGCTGTCAGAATCAATGGAGAATGAAAGCAAAGGATGCTCCCTCAAGAATTCTCTGTCCCAAATGCGGGGGCATGATGGTTGCTGCGCTTCTGCCTTACAACAGAGACAACATTTCTTTACTAAAAAAAGATAAACCTACTGCAGAGGAAAAGAAAGAAATCAAAAGAATGTACAAAAATGCCTCGCTGGTAAAAGACTACGGGCCCAAAGCGGTAGTGGCGCTTGCGGGAAGAGGCGTAGGACCAGACTCAGCATCAAGAATACTTTCAGGATTTTATGAGAATGAAGATGAGTTTCTGCGGGACATCTTGAGTGCAGAACTCACCTATGCAAGAACAAAGAGGTTCTGGGGCTGA
- a CDS encoding HD domain-containing protein: protein MQQNTCKLFKDPIYGYVQIPEKMVRQFIDSACFQRLRRIGQTSYTPLYPAALHNRFIHSIGVYHLGKIAFESLKKDVCKRYQDCKDLEWDYLEDVFETACLLHDVGHAPFSHSGEEYYLTNGKSDDPLYELLKSTVSDESFTQDMEYYLENTKSAAPHEIMSVIVSIVSFKEYFKDSESKSLFARCITGYIHQKPNGFEEYLENILIKLLNSPIIDVDKLDYLIRDAYVTGYDNIHLDYTRLLNSIMMQKIGEEYELVFDKGALSVLENVIYAHDSEKKWIQSHPIILYEQFLIRYTIKHVNSCMRKDNQVDHENLICFDAITEKGKKFQDTTISYLCDDDLIFLVKNVCPDKLTQEYFERNRWRRPLWKSKSEFRSIINTIGLEAIDEINRYFKRIYNFLSEKEIPVLDDTTIKEFEDMISNLKEIDNPKLKTDKQKNLELDAKTLKFMEFIREMLKCKNIPFDIVILKSNDFKSGFQKEELSNTKIYFPSLDKVNKLKVVLNTLNFTEDSMEMYYIYYRPAYEDDSLVKINLSEFMNGLRKYLMPN, encoded by the coding sequence ATGCAACAGAATACATGTAAACTGTTTAAAGATCCAATCTATGGATATGTTCAAATACCTGAAAAAATGGTAAGACAATTCATAGATAGCGCCTGTTTTCAAAGACTAAGGAGAATAGGACAAACGAGTTATACTCCCTTGTATCCTGCTGCACTTCATAATCGTTTTATTCATTCAATAGGCGTTTATCACCTGGGAAAAATTGCATTTGAATCATTGAAAAAAGACGTTTGTAAAAGATATCAGGATTGCAAGGATCTAGAGTGGGATTATCTAGAAGATGTGTTTGAAACTGCATGTCTTTTACATGACGTCGGTCACGCGCCTTTTTCACATTCTGGAGAAGAATATTATCTAACAAATGGTAAATCAGATGATCCATTGTATGAATTATTGAAATCCACTGTATCTGATGAATCTTTTACACAAGATATGGAGTACTATCTTGAAAATACAAAATCTGCTGCGCCACACGAAATAATGAGCGTTATTGTATCGATTGTATCGTTTAAAGAGTACTTTAAAGACTCCGAGTCTAAAAGTCTTTTTGCCAGATGTATAACTGGATATATACATCAAAAACCAAATGGATTTGAAGAGTATCTTGAAAACATTCTAATAAAATTGTTAAACTCTCCCATCATCGATGTTGATAAACTGGATTATCTTATCAGAGATGCATACGTGACTGGGTATGATAATATACACTTAGATTATACTCGTTTATTAAACAGCATAATGATGCAGAAGATTGGTGAAGAGTATGAGCTGGTTTTTGATAAAGGTGCTTTGAGTGTGCTGGAAAACGTAATCTATGCACATGATTCAGAAAAGAAATGGATACAGTCTCATCCAATAATTCTCTATGAGCAATTTCTAATAAGATATACGATAAAACATGTAAATTCATGCATGAGAAAGGATAACCAAGTCGATCATGAAAATCTGATATGCTTTGATGCAATAACTGAAAAAGGAAAAAAGTTTCAAGATACAACCATTTCATACTTATGTGACGATGATTTGATTTTCTTAGTCAAGAATGTCTGTCCAGATAAGTTGACTCAAGAATATTTTGAAAGAAATAGATGGCGCCGTCCGTTATGGAAATCAAAGTCAGAATTTAGATCAATAATTAATACAATTGGATTAGAAGCCATCGATGAAATAAATAGATATTTCAAAAGAATTTATAATTTTTTATCAGAAAAAGAAATCCCAGTGTTAGATGATACAACAATCAAAGAATTTGAAGACATGATATCTAATTTAAAGGAAATTGATAATCCAAAATTAAAAACAGATAAACAGAAGAATTTAGAGTTAGACGCTAAAACATTAAAATTCATGGAATTCATTAGAGAGATGCTAAAATGCAAGAATATTCCATTTGATATAGTAATCTTAAAATCAAATGATTTTAAAAGCGGGTTCCAAAAGGAAGAACTTTCTAACACAAAAATATACTTTCCCAGTTTAGATAAAGTAAATAAGTTGAAAGTTGTGTTAAACACCCTAAACTTTACTGAAGATTCGATGGAAATGTATTACATATACTACAGACCAGCCTATGAAGATGATAGTCTAGTAAAGATAAACCTTAGTGAATTTATGAATGGATTAAGGAAATATCTGATGCCTAACTGA